In the Deltaproteobacteria bacterium genome, CCATGCCGGCCTTCGCCGACCTGGACCTCGCCGCCTGGCGCAAGCTCAACGACGATCGAGTGAAGCTCCTGCGCTCCACCGCCCGGGCCCTCTACGAGGCGCTGGGCGAGGCCGGCACCTTCCTCTTCACCGCCACCCGCCTCGGCGGCCTCCACGGCTACGGCGAGGAGGGCGCCCTCAACCCGGTGAGCGGCGCGGTGACCGGCTTCACCAAGGCCCTGGCCCGCGAGCGGCCCGAGGCGCTGGTGAAGGTCGTCGACTTCGCCGAGGGCGCCACGGCCCTCGACGTGGCCGCCACCCTCCTCGCGGAGCTCGAGCGGGATCGCGGCGTCACCGAGGTCGGGCACCTCGGCGACCTGCGCTACACCCTGGGCCTGCAGGCCCACGCCGAGATGCCCCTGGGCGAGCGCCGGCCGCTGGTGCTCGGCCGCGAGACCGTCTTCCTGGTCACCGGCGGCGCCGGGGCGGTCACCACCGCCATCGTGAACGACCTGGCGCGGGCCTCGAAGGGCACCTTCCACCTCCTCGACGCCCGGCCCATGCCGGACGAGGCGATGAAGGCCGACGTGGCGAAGCTCGGCGCGGACCGCGAGGGGCTCAAGCGCGAGGTCTTCGAGCGCATCAAGGCCGCGGGCGGCCGCGCCACCCCGGTGGAGGTGGAGAAGACCCTCTTCGACCTCGAGCGGGCCGGCGCCATCCTGCAGGTCCTCGCCGACGTCGAGGCCGCCGGGGGCAAGGCCCACTACCACTCGGTGGACGTCACCAGCGACGAGGCCATGGGCGCCGTCTTCCGGGCGATCCGGGCCGAGAGCAAGAAGGTGAACGTGATCCTCCACGCGGCGGGGCTCGAGCGCTCACGCGCCCTCGACGCCAAGGAGATCGCGGAGTGGGATCTGGTCTTCGGCGTGAAGTCCGACGGGCTCTTCAACCTGTTGAAGAACACCGAGGCCGACCCGCCGGAGGCGGTGGTCTTCTTCTCCTCGGTGGCCGGCCGCTTCGGCAACGCCGGGCAGACCGACTACAGCTCGGGCAACGACCTGATGTGCAAGGTCGCCTCCTACTGGGCGGCGCGGCACCCCTTCCACCTGGCCGTCAGCCTGGACTGGACGGCCTGGGGCGGCCTGGGCATGGCCACCCGGGGCAACATCCCCGAGGCCATGGCGCGGGCGGGCATCGAGATGCTCGAGCCCTCCGACGGCGTGCCGGTGATCCGGCAGGCCCTCGAGAGCGGCTTCAGCGGCGAGGCCGTCATCGGCCGGCGGCTGGGCATCCTCCTCGAGCCGCCGGCCGGCGGCGAGCTCGCGATGAGCGCCCTCCAGCGTCAGGACGCCGAGCGCACCCTCGAGGTCGTCTCGGTCGAGCAGAACCCACACCTGGGGATCGCGGTGACCCTGCGGGCCGACCCGACCGCCGAGCCCTTCCTCCACGATCACCAGATCGAGGGGACGCCGGTGCTGCCGGGGGTGATGGGCCTGGAGGCCTTCGCCGAGACCGCCCGCCTGCTCCTGCCCCGCCACACCATCAAGGCGATGGAGGAGGTCTCCTTCGAGGCACCCCTGAAGTACTTCCGGGGCGAGGCTCGCACGATGCTGGTCCAGGCGCGGCCCTTCCGGGTCCGCGACGAGATCCACCTCCAGGTCGCGCTCTCCTCCTCGCAGGCCCTGGTGGGCGGACGGACCCAGGAGAAGGTCCACTTCTCCGCGCGGGTGGTGCTGGTCTCCGATCGAGAGCACCTGCCCGAGCCCGAGGCCCTGCCCCGGCCGAAGGACGCCGACGCGGCCCTCGACCGCGAGGCCATCTACCGGGTCTTCTTCCATGGCCCCGCCTATCAGGTGCTCTCGAAGATCGAGCGCAGCAACGGCGGCCTGCGCGGCGTCTTCCAGGACGAGCTGCCGGCGGGCACCTCCCGCGGTGGTGAGGGGCTCTTCCTGCCGCGGCTGGTGGAGTTCGGCTTCCAGTCGGCCGGCGTCTGGGAGATCGGCGCCACCGGTCAGCTCGGGCTGCCCTCGAAGCTCGAGCGGGTGACCGTCTGGCCCCAGGCTGCCCGGGGCGCGCTCCTCGCCGAGGTCGCGAGCGCGGGCAGCGCCGAGGCGCCGGCCTTCGACATCGTGGTCCGCGACACGGAGGGCCGGGTCCACGCCAAGCTCGAGGGCTACCGCACCTCGCAGCTCCCCGGCGCCCTGGCCGAGGAGGAGCTGGCGCCCTTCCGCGAGGTCGTGCCCGCGACCTAGGGAACCGGCGCCTTGCTCCACTGGAAGATCGTTCGCGCCGCGGACGACCCGGCCCTCGACGAGAGCCGGGCGCCCGAGGGCCTGCTCTCGCCCGAGGAGGAGGTCCTCCTGCGGCGGATGCGCTTCGAGGCGCGGCGCCGCAAGTGGCTCCTCGGGCGGCGGGCGGCCAAGCTCGCCCTCACCGAGCTCTACCGGGCCTGGAAGGGCAAGGTGATCGCGCCCTCGGCCTTCACCATCCGCAACGAGGACTCGGGGGCCCCCTTCGCCGAGCTCTCTGGCGAGCGCCTGCCGGTCTGCCTCTCGATCTCGCACCGCGCCTCGCACGGCGTGGCCGCCGTCGACTCGGATCCCTCCCACGTCATCGGGATCGACCTCGAGCTGATCGAGGACCGCAGCCCCGCCCTGGCCCGCACCTTCTTCACGACCGCCGAGCAGGCCGCCCTCGAGGACCTCGACGAGGCGCAGCGTCGCCTGGCGGTCGCCCGGCTCTGGAGCGGCAAGGAGGCGGTGCTCAAGGCGCTGGGGCTCGGGCTGCGGCGCGACACCCGGGCCATCGAGATCGGGGAGAGCCCACCCACGCCCGCAGCCGCGCTCGCCCCGGGCTTCGAGCCCCTCGGCGTCCGTCTGGCGGGCGAGCTGGAGCAAGAGGTGGAGGGCAAGCTCGCCCTCGGCTGGTGCGAGGGCACCGGCTACCTCCTCACCCTCGCCGTCCTGGAGCGCGATCCCGCCAGTGGTCACACCACTGGATCGCGCCGGCCCGATCCGCGTTGACCCACCCGATCCCGCTCGGTAGCGTCGAGTGGGGTAACCGTCCGGGGGAAAAGAAGAATGCTCGCCGCTCCTTCCCGTGAGTTCGACTGCCTGCTCGCGCAGCTCGCCCGCGTGCCCTCGGGCACCGCGACCCTGCGTGACGCCCACCTCGACTACGCCGCCGTGGCGTTGCGCGTGCATCCCTTCGTGATCGACGCCACCCGCAGCTACCTCGACGCCGTCGACGGCTGGCAGGACCTCCACCGCGAGGTCGACGCGATCGATCCGAAGGTCGTGCGGGTGGCCGAGGGCGCGCTCCTCGACGGTGAGAGTGGCGAGGCCCGGGCGCTCCTCGACGCGGCCGGCGATCACCCTCGCGGGCTGGACCACCTCTGCGACGATGCCCCCGAGGAGGTCGCCGCCACCTTCGGCGTGCACCCCTACGTGGTCTTCCGGGCGCGAGGCGTCCTCGAGCGCCGCGCCCTCTGCCGCCGCGGCGCCTGACGCCCGCCGGGAGGCGCCGGGGCCGGCGTGCTACGCTGCCCGGATGGGCTCGCTCGTAACTGCTGGCCGGTCTCTCCTGCTCGCGATCCTGCTCACGCCCCCGGCGGCGCTGAGCCAGCGCCCCCCGGCCCCCTCCGAGGCGACGCGCCCGGATCCCATCGCGCGCCTGCAGGCCCACCTCGTCGTCCACGGGAAGGGCACTCCCTGGCACTTCGTTAGCGGCACCGAGCAGCAGAAGGCGGCGATGCGAAAGATGGTCGCCGAGGCGCCCGCCCTGAAGTACTTCCCGGGCTACCGCCTGATCCGGCTGATCCACTGGAACCCCGCCGCGGGCTATCCGGGCAGCGTGAGCGCCGACCTGCGCATCGTGCAGCACCGGGTGAGCGGCCTCTGTCACGCTCCGACTCCGGAGTGGATCGCCACCTTCCGCAAGGCACAGCCTCTCGACGTGGACGCCATGAGCGATGCGGAGCGGGCGGCCTACCTCTCCGAGCTCGTCTCGCTCACGACCCTCCGCGACCACCGGGGCTTCGCCGTGAAGTCGCTCGAGAAGCTCGGCCCCCGCCGCTACCGGCTGAGGCACGTGTCGAAGCACCCGATGGGTCCCAGGGTGTTGGAGGAGACCCTGGAGTTCGATCCGAACGGCGCCGTGCTCCCGGGCGGCCGACTCTTTTCCGGCGGCCTCTAGCTCTCACCCTCACCTCCCGAGGGTGTCATGCCTCATCCCGCGATCCTCCCAACCTTGCTCGCCCTGGCCCTCCTCGGGGCCAGCCAGCCGGTCCACGCGGCCGGCCCGGGGGAGGATCCGCTCGCGGTGGCCGACACCTACCTCGCCGCCGGGATGCACGAGGACGCGGAGAAGGCCTACCTGAAGGCCAAGCTCCTCGACGAGGAGCTCGACCTGGCCCTCCTGGCCCGGGCGGAGAACTTCGAGCGCTGGGGACGCCTGCAGGAGTCGGTGAGGAGCTACCGGCGCTTCCTCTCCCGCTCGGAGGAGCTCCTGCCCCGGCTCGTGATCGAGCGGATCGAGCAGCGCGCCCGGTGGCTCTCCTGGAACGACGCCCACCATCGATCGAAGGTGCTGCTCCGCAAGGGCGCCACCCGGCTCATCGGTGGCATCGCCCTCGGTGGGCTCGGGACCCTGGCCTACCTCGGGGGCCGCAGCCTGATGGAGCGCTCGAACCTGGACCTGAACCTCATCATCGGCGCCCTGGTGCTCGAGGCCCTGGGCTGGACCGGCTTCGGTCTCGGCGGGCTCCTGGGCACGGTCGGCCTGGCGAACCTCGTCTGGGGCGGCGTCCTCGCCTCCCGCGGCAGCCAGGAGCCCCCTCGTCCCGGCGCCCTGGGGCCGGCCCCCGCCTGGCGTCGGATGGTGGGCAGCCGCCTGGGTGATCCGGTCCCCTCCGGCAGCGCCGTGGCCGAGCCCGAGACATCAC is a window encoding:
- a CDS encoding 4'-phosphopantetheinyl transferase superfamily protein produces the protein MLHWKIVRAADDPALDESRAPEGLLSPEEEVLLRRMRFEARRRKWLLGRRAAKLALTELYRAWKGKVIAPSAFTIRNEDSGAPFAELSGERLPVCLSISHRASHGVAAVDSDPSHVIGIDLELIEDRSPALARTFFTTAEQAALEDLDEAQRRLAVARLWSGKEAVLKALGLGLRRDTRAIEIGESPPTPAAALAPGFEPLGVRLAGELEQEVEGKLALGWCEGTGYLLTLAVLERDPASGHTTGSRRPDPR